One window from the genome of Streptomyces sp. WZ-12 encodes:
- a CDS encoding PadR family transcriptional regulator — translation MEETSALHAQWLRGVLDMCLLALMAEAPVYGYEMTVRLGKAGLDVADGSIYPALARLRKRQLVEVERRTGEGGPARTYYKPSEAGLQLLRSMRRDWSEFALNVTTMITKTGQKGL, via the coding sequence ATGGAGGAGACATCCGCTCTACATGCCCAGTGGCTTCGGGGCGTGCTGGACATGTGCTTGCTCGCCTTGATGGCGGAGGCCCCCGTCTACGGCTACGAGATGACCGTCCGGCTCGGCAAAGCCGGACTGGACGTCGCGGACGGCTCGATCTACCCGGCCTTGGCGCGCCTGCGTAAGCGTCAACTGGTCGAGGTCGAACGCCGCACAGGAGAGGGCGGCCCCGCCCGCACCTACTACAAGCCCAGCGAAGCGGGCCTGCAGTTGCTCCGGTCGATGCGCCGCGACTGGAGCGAGTTCGCCCTGAACGTCACCACCATGATCACCAAGACGGGGCAGAAAGGGTTGT